The following proteins are co-located in the Neofelis nebulosa isolate mNeoNeb1 chromosome 18, mNeoNeb1.pri, whole genome shotgun sequence genome:
- the BAIAP3 gene encoding BAI1-associated protein 3 isoform X2 encodes MTTLLEIKSSVLRQVQACPTFRRRAEGEPAATSADPPEPAAGAWKRGDGVEFFAHMRLILKKGEGRQGLPCPEVRMAQSCCPVWASPPAPSAAGPHPSNRLPPCLGPPPSRPSPQCSSQVLLRSGSPAPAEPVDPSRGLRALTQEEVEMLYEEALYTVLYRAGTMGPDQVDDQETLLGYLQQVFGTSPEEHAEAIERVKKAKAPTYALKVSVMRAKNLLAKDPNGFSDPYCMLGILPASGAPREPGPRTEQRFSFRKGSKRGGPLPAKCIQVTEVKSSTLNPVWKENFVFEIEDVSTDQLHLDIWDHDDDVSLVEACRKLNEVIGLKGMSRYFKQIVKSARANGTAGPAEDHTDDFLGCLNIPVREVPVAGEDRWFKLEPRSSASRVQGDCQLVLKLITTQRDTGMSQRGRAGFLSYMLLLSRLLQFEHRSEEPKASCWRGELSGPAATILCLHGAQNNLSALQLAVLHWQVSSRHHQTRTLDYGYLLGLLEDMQAHWEEASSLPQGQEESLADSFNAFSEFGLRLLRQLRDFFPATNSTAVYRLELLLKCLSKMQIFQPSFEVCSFRTELNADISAALKRGNREWYDRLLNTKSPREQSGPQRLAGLVELADAVYEDLQSCYGIYASLFHSITDIDFFTLTFRQLERLVAEEAWVLTEELSPKMTLEVASGLFELYVTLADIQRFWSSIPGRDSRSLALAGIHGPFLPAVKLWLQVLRDQVRWRLQGAVDVDTLEPMDASSKHSSSAASASLCFSHIQELWARLAWPDPAQAEALGTQLSQDLCAATLFYTELLRKKVDAQPGAAGEAVSEPLCVVLNNVELLRKAAGQTLRGLAWPEVTSGPEGVLPRPLLGCAQALDEDLQQEVHTVTAHLTSKMVADIRKYVQHISLSPDSIQNDEAVAPLMKYLDEKLALLSTSLVKENLSRVLEALWELLLQAILRALGANLDVSADFYGRFHFTLEALVSFFHAEGQGLPLESLKDGSYKRLEEELRLHQCSTRECIEQYYLDKLKQRSLEQKRFGRLSVRCHYEAAEQRLVVEVLHAADLPPLDANGLSDPFVIVELGPPHLFPLVRSQRTQVKNRTLHPVYDELFYFSVPAEACRRRGACVLFTVMDHDWLSTNDFAGEAALGLGSVGGIARPQVGGSARARQPVTLHLHRPRAQVKSALRMLEGRTNKEAQEFVKRLKELEKCMEADP; translated from the exons ATGACGACCCTGCTGGAGATCAAGAGCAGCGTGCTGCGGCAGGTGCAGGCGTGCCCCACCTTCCGCCGGAGGGCCGAAGGAGAGCCGGCCGCCACCAGCGCTGACCCCCCGGAGCCGGCCGCAGGGGCTTG GAAGCGCGGGGACGGCGTGGAGTTCTTCGCGCACATGCGCCTCATTCTGAAgaagggggagggcagacaggGCCTGCCGTGCCCCGAGGTGAGGATGGCCCAGAGCTGCTGCCCGGTGTGGGCCTCCCCGCCAGCCCCCTCTGCAGCGGGCCCCCACCCCTCAAACCGACTCCCGCCGTGCCTGGGCCCTCCCCCCTCTAGACCCTCACCCCAGTGCTCCTCACAGGTCCTCTTGCGCAGCGGTTCGCCAGCCCCTGCTGAGCCCGTGGACCCCAGCCGTGGCCTGAGAGCCCTGACCCAGGAGGAG GTGGAGATGCTCTATGAGGAGGCCTTGTACACAGTCCTCTACCGTGCAGGGACCATGGGCCCTGACCAGGTGGATGACCAGGAGACCCTACTGGGCTACCTTCAGCAG GTGTTTGGTACCAGCCCTGAGGAGCACGCTGAGGCCATTGAGCGTGTGAAGAAAGCCAAG GCCCCCACGTATGCCCTGAAAGTCTCTGTCATGCGTGCCAAGAACCTGCTGGCCAAAGACCCCAATG GCTTCAGTGACCCGTACTGCATGCTGGGTATCCTGCCGGCCTCGGGTGCCCCCCGGGAGCCAGGGCCGCGCACGGAGCAGCGCTTCAGCTTCCGCAAAGGCAGCAAGCGTGGGGGTCCGCTCCCGGCCAAGTGCATCCAGGTCACCGAGGTCAAGAGCAGCACCCTGAACCCTGTTTGGAAGGAGAACTTCGTCTT TGAGATCGAGGATGTCAGCACGGACCAGCTGCACCTGGATATCTG GGACCATGACGATGATGTGTCTCTGGTGGAAGCATGCAGGAAGCTGAATGAAGTCATCGGCCTGAAGGGCATGAGCAG GTATTTTAAACAGATTGTCAAGTCGGCCCGTGCAAATGGGACAGCAGGGCCCGCGGAGGACCACACAGATGATTTCCTGGGGTGTCTCAACATACCCGTCCGG GAAGTGCCCGTGGCCGGTGAAGACCGCTGGTTCAAGCTGGAACCACGCTCCAGCGCCTCCCGCGTTCAAGGAGACTGCCAGCTGGTCCTCAAGCTGATCACCACACAG AGGGACACGGGCATGAGCCAGCGCGGGCGGGCGGGTTTCCTGTCCTACATGCTGCTGCTCAGTCGTCTCCTGCAGTTCGAGCACCGATCCGAGGAG CCCAAGGCGAGCTGCTGGCGGGGAGAGCTCAGCGGGCCCGCGGCCACGATCCTCTGCCTGCACGGCGCGCAAAACAACCTGTCCGCGCTGCAGCTGGCTGTGCT GCACTGGCAGGTCAGCAGCCGCCACCATCAGACCCGGACCCTGGACTACGGCTAcctgctggggctgctggaggACATGCAGGCGCATTGGGAGGAGGCGTCTTCGCTGCCCCAAGGGCAG GAGGAGAGCCTGGCTGACAGCTTCAATGCCTTCTCCGAGTTTGGGCTGCGGCTGCTCCGTCAGCTTCGGGACTTCTTCCCCGCCACCAACAGCACTGCCGTCTATCGTCTGGAGCTGCTGCTCAA GTGTCTCAGCAAGATGCAGATCTTCCAGCCTTCCTTTGAGGTGTGCTCCTTCCGGACAGAACTAAATGCGGACATCTCTGCTGCTCTGAAG AGAGGCAACCGTGAGTGGTATGACAGGCTCCTGAACACCAAGAGTCCTCGAGAGCAG TCGGGGCCGCAGCGCCTCGCCGGGCTGGTCGAGCTGGCGGACGCCGTCTACGAGGATCTGCAGTCCTGCTACGGCATCTACGCCAGCCTCTTCCACAG CATCACCGACATCGACTTCTTCACACTCACTTTCCGGCAGCTGGAGCGTCTG GTGGCCGAGGAGGCATGGGTGCTGACGGAGGAGCTGAGCCCCAAGATGACCCTCGAGGTGGCCTCAGGGCTCTTCGAACTGTACGTGACCCTGGCGGACATCCAGCGTTTCtggagcagcatccctggccg CGACAGCCGCTCCCTCGCCCTGGCTGGCATCCATGGCCCGTTCCTGCCCGCTGTGAAGCTTTGGCTGCAGGTGCTGCGGGACCAGGTCAGGTGGAGGCTGCAGGGAGCTGTGGATGTGGACACG CTGGAGCCCATGGACGCCTCCTCCAAGCACAGCAGTTCTGCGGCCTCGGCTAGTCTCTGCTTCAGTCACATCCAGGAGCTGTGGGCCCGCCTGGCATGGCCCGACCCTGCCCAGGCCGAGGCCCTGGGCACCCAGCTCAGCCAG GACCTGTGTGCGGCCACCCTCTTCTACACTGAGCTGCTGCGGAAGAAGGTGGACGCTCAGCCGGGGGCCGCGGGCGAGGCAGTGAGCGAGCCA CTCTGTGTGGTTCTCAACAACGTGGAGCTCCTGCGCAAGGCTGCCGGGCAGACGCTGCGGGGTCTGGCGTGGCCGGAGGTGACCTCCGGGCCCGAGGGGGTGCTCCCGCGCCCTCTGCTCGGCTGTGCACAGGCCCTGGACGAAGACCTGCAGCAGGAGGTCCACACCGTGACGGCGCACCTGACCTCCAAg ATGGTGGCTGACATCAGGAAGTACGTGCAGCACATCAGCCTGTCGCCCGACTCCATCCAGAACGATGAA GCCGTGGCCCCGCTCATGAAGTACTTGGATGAGAAGCTGGCCCTGCTGAGTACCTCCCTGGTGAAGGAGAACCTTAGCAG GGTGCTGGAGGCCCTCTGGGAGCTGCTCCTGCAGGCCATCCTTCGGGCACTGGGGGCAAACCTCGACGTCTCTGCTGATTTCTACGGCCGCTTCCACTTTACGCTGGAG gccctggTGAGTTTTTTCCACGCGGAGGGCCAGGGTCTGCCCCTGGAGAGCCTGAAAGACGGAAGCTACAAG aggctggaggaggagctgCGCCTGCATCAGTGCTCCACCCGCGAGTGCATCGAGCAGTACTACCTGGACAAGCTCAAGCAG AGGTCCCTGGAGCAGAAGCGGTTCGGACGCCTGAGCGTGCGCTGTCACTACGAGGCAGCCGAGCAGCGGCTGGTGGTGGAGGTGCTGCACGCCGCGGACCTGCCCCCGCTGGACGCCAACG GCCTGAGTGACCCGTTTGTGATCGTGGAGCTGGGCCCGCCACACCTCTTCCCGCTGGTCCGCAGCCAGAGGACCCAGGTGAAGAACCGGACGCTGCACCCCGTGTACGACGAGCTCTTCTACTT CTCTGTGCCGGCAGAGGCGTGCCGCCGCCGCGGTGCCTGCGTGCTGTTCACCGTCATGGACCATGACTGGCTGTCCACCAACGACTTCGCGGGGGAGGCAGCCCTCGGCCTGGGCAGCGTCGGTGGCATAGCTCGACCTCAGGTGGGAGGGAGCGCGCGGGCCAGGCAGCCCGTCACCTTGCATCTGCACCGGCCCAGGGCCCAGG TGAAGTCGGCACTGAGGATGCTGGAGGGCCGCACCAACAAGGAGGCGCAGGAATTTGTCAAGAGACTCAAGGAGCTGGAGAAGTGCATGGAAGCGGACCCCTGa
- the BAIAP3 gene encoding BAI1-associated protein 3 isoform X5, with amino-acid sequence MTTLLEIKSSVLRQVQACPTFRRRAEGEPAATSADPPEPAAGAWKRGDGVEFFAHMRLILKKGEGRQGLPCPEVLLRSGSPAPAEPVDPSRGLRALTQEEVEMLYEEALYTVLYRAGTMGPDQVDDQETLLGYLQQVFGTSPEEHAEAIERVKKAKAPTYALKVSVMRAKNLLAKDPNGFSDPYCMLGILPASGAPREPGPRTEQRFSFRKGSKRGGPLPAKCIQVTEVKSSTLNPVWKENFVFEIEDVSTDQLHLDIWDHDDDVSLVEACRKLNEVIGLKGMSRYFKQIVKSARANGTAGPAEDHTDDFLGCLNIPVREVPVAGEDRWFKLEPRSSASRVQGDCQLVLKLITTQRDTGMSQRGRAGFLSYMLLLSRLLQFEHRSEEPKASCWRGELSGPAATILCLHGAQNNLSALQLAVLHWQVSSRHHQTRTLDYGYLLGLLEDMQAHWEEASSLPQGQEESLADSFNAFSEFGLRLLRQLRDFFPATNSTAVYRLELLLKCLSKMQIFQPSFEVCSFRTELNADISAALKRGNREWYDRLLNTKSPREQSGPQRLAGLVELADAVYEDLQSCYGIYASLFHSITDIDFFTLTFRQLERLVAEEAWVLTEELSPKMTLEVASGLFELYVTLADIQRFWSSIPGRWVPCPNLSPSPHLPCLSPPPVGLPDLHPLPPVPQPPLGGLWDSPRALGGRLSRVSPWAGTLGRAGSRCRSPGELPLASCHSDSRSLALAGIHGPFLPAVKLWLQVLRDQVRWRLQGAVDVDTLEPMDASSKHSSSAASASLCFSHIQELWARLAWPDPAQAEALGTQLSQDLCAATLFYTELLRKKVDAQPGAAGEAVSEPLCVVLNNVELLRKAAGQTLRGLAWPEVTSGPEGVLPRPLLGCAQALDEDLQQEVHTVTAHLTSKMVADIRKYVQHISLSPDSIQNDEAVAPLMKYLDEKLALLSTSLVKENLSRYSLGRLGRGGAWGPFTGTGTGTECPCRVLEALWELLLQAILRALGANLDVSADFYGRFHFTLEALVSFFHAEGQGLPLESLKDGSYKRLEEELRLHQCSTRECIEQYYLDKLKQVARPRVRTRSVGTRPRPRTPAPRSLAQALPQRSLEQKRFGRLSVRCHYEAAEQRLVVEVLHAADLPPLDANGLSDPFVIVELGPPHLFPLVRSQRTQVKNRTLHPVYDELFYFSVPAEACRRRGACVLFTVMDHDWLSTNDFAGEAALGLGSVGGIARPQVGGSARARQPVTLHLHRPRAQVKSALRMLEGRTNKEAQEFVKRLKELEKCMEADP; translated from the exons ATGACGACCCTGCTGGAGATCAAGAGCAGCGTGCTGCGGCAGGTGCAGGCGTGCCCCACCTTCCGCCGGAGGGCCGAAGGAGAGCCGGCCGCCACCAGCGCTGACCCCCCGGAGCCGGCCGCAGGGGCTTG GAAGCGCGGGGACGGCGTGGAGTTCTTCGCGCACATGCGCCTCATTCTGAAgaagggggagggcagacaggGCCTGCCGTGCCCCGAG GTCCTCTTGCGCAGCGGTTCGCCAGCCCCTGCTGAGCCCGTGGACCCCAGCCGTGGCCTGAGAGCCCTGACCCAGGAGGAG GTGGAGATGCTCTATGAGGAGGCCTTGTACACAGTCCTCTACCGTGCAGGGACCATGGGCCCTGACCAGGTGGATGACCAGGAGACCCTACTGGGCTACCTTCAGCAG GTGTTTGGTACCAGCCCTGAGGAGCACGCTGAGGCCATTGAGCGTGTGAAGAAAGCCAAG GCCCCCACGTATGCCCTGAAAGTCTCTGTCATGCGTGCCAAGAACCTGCTGGCCAAAGACCCCAATG GCTTCAGTGACCCGTACTGCATGCTGGGTATCCTGCCGGCCTCGGGTGCCCCCCGGGAGCCAGGGCCGCGCACGGAGCAGCGCTTCAGCTTCCGCAAAGGCAGCAAGCGTGGGGGTCCGCTCCCGGCCAAGTGCATCCAGGTCACCGAGGTCAAGAGCAGCACCCTGAACCCTGTTTGGAAGGAGAACTTCGTCTT TGAGATCGAGGATGTCAGCACGGACCAGCTGCACCTGGATATCTG GGACCATGACGATGATGTGTCTCTGGTGGAAGCATGCAGGAAGCTGAATGAAGTCATCGGCCTGAAGGGCATGAGCAG GTATTTTAAACAGATTGTCAAGTCGGCCCGTGCAAATGGGACAGCAGGGCCCGCGGAGGACCACACAGATGATTTCCTGGGGTGTCTCAACATACCCGTCCGG GAAGTGCCCGTGGCCGGTGAAGACCGCTGGTTCAAGCTGGAACCACGCTCCAGCGCCTCCCGCGTTCAAGGAGACTGCCAGCTGGTCCTCAAGCTGATCACCACACAG AGGGACACGGGCATGAGCCAGCGCGGGCGGGCGGGTTTCCTGTCCTACATGCTGCTGCTCAGTCGTCTCCTGCAGTTCGAGCACCGATCCGAGGAG CCCAAGGCGAGCTGCTGGCGGGGAGAGCTCAGCGGGCCCGCGGCCACGATCCTCTGCCTGCACGGCGCGCAAAACAACCTGTCCGCGCTGCAGCTGGCTGTGCT GCACTGGCAGGTCAGCAGCCGCCACCATCAGACCCGGACCCTGGACTACGGCTAcctgctggggctgctggaggACATGCAGGCGCATTGGGAGGAGGCGTCTTCGCTGCCCCAAGGGCAG GAGGAGAGCCTGGCTGACAGCTTCAATGCCTTCTCCGAGTTTGGGCTGCGGCTGCTCCGTCAGCTTCGGGACTTCTTCCCCGCCACCAACAGCACTGCCGTCTATCGTCTGGAGCTGCTGCTCAA GTGTCTCAGCAAGATGCAGATCTTCCAGCCTTCCTTTGAGGTGTGCTCCTTCCGGACAGAACTAAATGCGGACATCTCTGCTGCTCTGAAG AGAGGCAACCGTGAGTGGTATGACAGGCTCCTGAACACCAAGAGTCCTCGAGAGCAG TCGGGGCCGCAGCGCCTCGCCGGGCTGGTCGAGCTGGCGGACGCCGTCTACGAGGATCTGCAGTCCTGCTACGGCATCTACGCCAGCCTCTTCCACAG CATCACCGACATCGACTTCTTCACACTCACTTTCCGGCAGCTGGAGCGTCTG GTGGCCGAGGAGGCATGGGTGCTGACGGAGGAGCTGAGCCCCAAGATGACCCTCGAGGTGGCCTCAGGGCTCTTCGAACTGTACGTGACCCTGGCGGACATCCAGCGTTTCtggagcagcatccctggccggTGGGTGCCCTGCCCCAACCTAtctccttccccccacctgccctgtctgtctcctccccctgTTGGCCTCCCAGACCTGCACCCCCTCCCACCTGTCCCGCAGCCTCCTCTAGGAGGCCTCTGGGACAGCCCGAGGGCCCTTGGAGGCAGGCTCTCCCGGGTGTCCCCTTGGGCCGGGACCCTGGGACGTGCTGGCTCAAGGTGTCGGAGTCCGGGCGAGCTCCCACTGGCCTCCTGCCACAGCGACAGCCGCTCCCTCGCCCTGGCTGGCATCCATGGCCCGTTCCTGCCCGCTGTGAAGCTTTGGCTGCAGGTGCTGCGGGACCAGGTCAGGTGGAGGCTGCAGGGAGCTGTGGATGTGGACACG CTGGAGCCCATGGACGCCTCCTCCAAGCACAGCAGTTCTGCGGCCTCGGCTAGTCTCTGCTTCAGTCACATCCAGGAGCTGTGGGCCCGCCTGGCATGGCCCGACCCTGCCCAGGCCGAGGCCCTGGGCACCCAGCTCAGCCAG GACCTGTGTGCGGCCACCCTCTTCTACACTGAGCTGCTGCGGAAGAAGGTGGACGCTCAGCCGGGGGCCGCGGGCGAGGCAGTGAGCGAGCCA CTCTGTGTGGTTCTCAACAACGTGGAGCTCCTGCGCAAGGCTGCCGGGCAGACGCTGCGGGGTCTGGCGTGGCCGGAGGTGACCTCCGGGCCCGAGGGGGTGCTCCCGCGCCCTCTGCTCGGCTGTGCACAGGCCCTGGACGAAGACCTGCAGCAGGAGGTCCACACCGTGACGGCGCACCTGACCTCCAAg ATGGTGGCTGACATCAGGAAGTACGTGCAGCACATCAGCCTGTCGCCCGACTCCATCCAGAACGATGAA GCCGTGGCCCCGCTCATGAAGTACTTGGATGAGAAGCTGGCCCTGCTGAGTACCTCCCTGGTGAAGGAGAACCTTAGCAGGTACAGCTTGGGGCGGttgggccggggcggggcctggggtcCCTTCACGGGCACGGGCACCGGCACGGAGTGTCCCTGCAGGGTGCTGGAGGCCCTCTGGGAGCTGCTCCTGCAGGCCATCCTTCGGGCACTGGGGGCAAACCTCGACGTCTCTGCTGATTTCTACGGCCGCTTCCACTTTACGCTGGAG gccctggTGAGTTTTTTCCACGCGGAGGGCCAGGGTCTGCCCCTGGAGAGCCTGAAAGACGGAAGCTACAAG aggctggaggaggagctgCGCCTGCATCAGTGCTCCACCCGCGAGTGCATCGAGCAGTACTACCTGGACAAGCTCAAGCAGGTAGCGAGGCCCCGTGTGCGCACGCGCAGTGTGGGCACGCGGCCCCGCCCCCGAACCCCTGCGCCGCGGTCACTGGCGCAAGCCCTTCCGCAGAGGTCCCTGGAGCAGAAGCGGTTCGGACGCCTGAGCGTGCGCTGTCACTACGAGGCAGCCGAGCAGCGGCTGGTGGTGGAGGTGCTGCACGCCGCGGACCTGCCCCCGCTGGACGCCAACG GCCTGAGTGACCCGTTTGTGATCGTGGAGCTGGGCCCGCCACACCTCTTCCCGCTGGTCCGCAGCCAGAGGACCCAGGTGAAGAACCGGACGCTGCACCCCGTGTACGACGAGCTCTTCTACTT CTCTGTGCCGGCAGAGGCGTGCCGCCGCCGCGGTGCCTGCGTGCTGTTCACCGTCATGGACCATGACTGGCTGTCCACCAACGACTTCGCGGGGGAGGCAGCCCTCGGCCTGGGCAGCGTCGGTGGCATAGCTCGACCTCAGGTGGGAGGGAGCGCGCGGGCCAGGCAGCCCGTCACCTTGCATCTGCACCGGCCCAGGGCCCAGG TGAAGTCGGCACTGAGGATGCTGGAGGGCCGCACCAACAAGGAGGCGCAGGAATTTGTCAAGAGACTCAAGGAGCTGGAGAAGTGCATGGAAGCGGACCCCTGa